ATTGTGAATGTAGGATGTTTAACCTTTAAAATCCTTAATTGGCTTCATTTGAGAgcaaatttttaagattaaggTGAATTTCCAGCATTTCTCTAATGTCTGATGTTTTATGAATTAAATGCTTTGATGTTGATCTTTACAGGTGATGGAGTGATGAGGAAGTCTTATTCTTTTAGTGCTTCCATTTCAACGGGGATCACTGCATATTCAGACAAAGATTCTTATTTCTTATGATGGGTTTCTCTCATAGATATGAAGACGTGTGCCATCTCTTCCTTGAGCCCTTGTTTGAAACTAACTTATTATCATTGCAAAGTGGGTATTACTCCAAGTTGTTTGAAATTCTCTTCGTTTAGAAGATTTATGAGCCAAAGGTTATCTACCTCAGGCTCAACAAACACTAGACCTTTCCCAGATTATTCCCCAAAGAAACCTACCATCAGAGATGCTGAACTTGTCCATCAAATTTCTACTGCTGTAAAGTTGCGCCGCTTCGAGCCTCTTCGACGCATTTTAAAGCCATATGAATCCAAGTTCAGACCTGACCATGTTATTTGGGTTCTTATGAACATTAGGAGTGATTATAAGTTGGTTTTGGATTTCTTTGATTGGGCATGCCTGCGCAGAGACCCAAACCTAGAAGCCCGTTGCATTGTTATTCAAATCGCTGTAGCTTCAAAAGATCTGAAAACAGCTCATTGTCTCATTCATGACTTCTGGGCAAAACCCAATTTGGATGTTACTCTTTCATTCACCCATTTTGTTGAGCATTTAATTTATACTTACAAGGACTGGGGTTCAGATCCCCATGTGTTTAATGTTTTCTTCCAAGTCCTTATTGAAGCTGGATTACTAAGTGAGGCAAGaaaactttttgaaaaaatgttgaattatGGGTTGGTTATCTCCGTTGATTCATGTAACCTATACCTCACTCGTCTTTCAGATAGTTATGATGGGCTTGGAGTGGCAATCAGGATCTTTGGCGAATTTCCTGAGGTGGGTGTTTGTTGGAATACCACTTCTTACAATATTATCATTCACTGTCTTTGCCGATTAGGGAAAATAAAAGAAGCACACATTTTACTCTTGCATATGGAGTTGAGAGGCTGCCTTCCTGATGTCATAAGTTATAGTACTATAATCAATGGATACTGTCATCTTGGTGAACTACAAAAGGTATTGAAACTCACAGAAGAAATGCAAATAAAAGGATTGAAGCCAAACAAATATACCTTCAGTAGCATAATTCTTCTTCTATGTAGATCTGGTAAATTAGTGGAAGCAGAAAGCGTGTTGAGAGAGATGATGAACCGGGGAATAGTTCCTGATAATGTGATTTATACTACTCTCATTGATGGTTTCTGTAAGTTAGGGAATGTTGCAGCTGCCTTAAAGGTGCTCGATGAAATGCAGCGACTTAAAATTATTCCTGATTTATTAGCATATACTGCTATTATCTGTGGGTTTTGTCAAATTGGAAAGATGATGGAAGCAGAAAAACTCTTCCATGAATTGCTTGGCAGAGGGTTGGAACCTGATAAAGTTACATATACAGCACTTATTGATGGTTATTGCAAGGCAGGTGAGATCAAAAAGGCATTTTCTTTACACAACCATATGATTCAGGTGGGGCTTACCCCAAATATTGTCACATACACCACTCTTGTTGATGGCCTCTGTAAACAACGAGAGTTAGATACTGCAAATGAGCTTCTTCATGAGATTTGCAGAAAGGGCCTTCAACCAAATATCTGCACTTACAATGCAATTGTTGATGGTCTTTGCAAAGCAGGAAATATCGTGCATGCTATAAAGCTAGTGGAAGATATGAAAGTTGCCGGGTTGCATCCTGATACTATTACTTATACTACTCTAATGGATGCTTATTGTAAGACTGGGGATTTGGTTAAGTCCCATGAGCTCCTTCAAGAGATGCTGGATAAAGGGCTTCAACCTACTGTTGTTACATTTAATGTGCTGATGAATGGTTTCTGTATATCTGGAATGCTTGAAGATGGTGAGAGGCTACTAAAATGGATGTTGGAGAAGGGTATAAGGCCAAATGCAACCACCTACAATACTCTGATGAGGCAATACTGCATTAAGAATAATATGCATGTCACAACTGCATTTTACAAAGATATGTGTGCTCAAGGAATCAGTCCAGATGGCAACAGCTACAACATTTTAATTAGAGGACATTGTAAAGCAAGAAATATGAAAGAAGCATGGTTTTTGCACAGAGAAATGGTAGCCAAGGGattcaatctttcaattacATCTTACAGTGCTTTAATCAAGGGCTTTCTTAAGAGGAAGAAATTTTTGGAGGCTAGGGAGCTATTTGAAGAAATGCGAAGAAGAGGGTTGGTGGCTGATAGAGAAATTTACAACTATTTTGTTGACATAAATTTTGAAGAGGGGCACATGGAAACCACTCTTGAGCTTTGTGATGAAGCAATTGAATGCTTTCTTGTGAATATGCCAAGTAAGGAAAACAAATAGATGGATATTCTTTTTCTGCTATGTGAACTATTGTGGAGTTTATGTCAATCTTGGTTCACAAAGGTTTGTACGGTCCCATGAATATCAGTTCTTGGAATCAAGGTAAAGATTTTACTTTCAGCTTCCTTTGTCATCAGCAGGTTTTTGATAGGACAGTCATTTTTCCCTGGTTGTCAGTGTGTGCTAGCTGTTTGAATCTAATTTGTGAATCCATGGTATTGATGTGAGTCCTATGATCGTCTCCATAACTTGTGACCAGTGAGAGGActcatttgtaattataattcaattttggccaaacttaaaattaatctaattgACTCTAGATTAAGGAGTAAGGCAAACCAACCAATAGGGTTGAACTTGAACCAAGCCAACTCAGTTCTAATTGGTGTTCAActtgatttgagtcaaattcaagctgaaattttagtttgatagCTCGGTTCAAGTTCAGCTTGAATCCTCTTCTAGTGACATTATTCATCCCTCTGATAACACTAATCGTCCCACATGTAACACTATTTGTCCCATTGGTAATACCATTAATCTTGCTGACAACCTTTGACAAGATCTTCGactagtttaaattcaaaataaaactgACCGTTTAggatttaagtcaaactcaagtgaGAGCATGTTTAGGCTAACTTGACTCGCCCTACCAACCAATAGTCAATTTGATTATAACACATGCTTGCACACGCTCTTTATCGACCCACTAACAGCTTAGTTTTAGGCTTCATTACGGTAAGTCTGTCCTACTACATTATTTTAGCTTAAATGATGGTGCTGTTTAATATGTGCTTAATCCATTTTGAATGAATGGGTTTTTTCCTGCTGATGGGTTTGAATTACATGCTGCTTAcagattcaaattttaattatttttttggtttcagTGCTTACTAAAGCTTTCCCTTATTCAGGTGACCAACAGGCATGTGACCCAGCTGTCTGCATTTAGCATGGCTTGCAGGATAAGTGATGCTGATATACAAACCAGGTGACTATGGtgattttcttaataattttttcttcttgtatgATCATCTTTTTCTAGATGAGATATAAAGGTATCTCGAATGATTATTATTTGTTGCAATTATGGGTTGATAGGATTGGAAAACCGT
This sequence is a window from Mangifera indica cultivar Alphonso chromosome 5, CATAS_Mindica_2.1, whole genome shotgun sequence. Protein-coding genes within it:
- the LOC123215870 gene encoding pentatricopeptide repeat-containing protein At1g05670, mitochondrial-like is translated as MKTCAISSLSPCLKLTYYHCKVGITPSCLKFSSFRRFMSQRLSTSGSTNTRPFPDYSPKKPTIRDAELVHQISTAVKLRRFEPLRRILKPYESKFRPDHVIWVLMNIRSDYKLVLDFFDWACLRRDPNLEARCIVIQIAVASKDLKTAHCLIHDFWAKPNLDVTLSFTHFVEHLIYTYKDWGSDPHVFNVFFQVLIEAGLLSEARKLFEKMLNYGLVISVDSCNLYLTRLSDSYDGLGVAIRIFGEFPEVGVCWNTTSYNIIIHCLCRLGKIKEAHILLLHMELRGCLPDVISYSTIINGYCHLGELQKVLKLTEEMQIKGLKPNKYTFSSIILLLCRSGKLVEAESVLREMMNRGIVPDNVIYTTLIDGFCKLGNVAAALKVLDEMQRLKIIPDLLAYTAIICGFCQIGKMMEAEKLFHELLGRGLEPDKVTYTALIDGYCKAGEIKKAFSLHNHMIQVGLTPNIVTYTTLVDGLCKQRELDTANELLHEICRKGLQPNICTYNAIVDGLCKAGNIVHAIKLVEDMKVAGLHPDTITYTTLMDAYCKTGDLVKSHELLQEMLDKGLQPTVVTFNVLMNGFCISGMLEDGERLLKWMLEKGIRPNATTYNTLMRQYCIKNNMHVTTAFYKDMCAQGISPDGNSYNILIRGHCKARNMKEAWFLHREMVAKGFNLSITSYSALIKGFLKRKKFLEARELFEEMRRRGLVADREIYNYFVDINFEEGHMETTLELCDEAIECFLVNMPSKENK